From Mycobacterium lacus, one genomic window encodes:
- a CDS encoding 3-hydroxyacyl-CoA dehydrogenase family protein, producing MLTPGGFSRAAVVGAGLMGRRIAGVLAAAGLDVVITDTNVEILDAATAEAEQVTGADRGSVTAVADLAVAVEDADLVIEAIIEDLAAKQELFERMARLVPNAVLATNTSVLPIGAVTERVGDRGRVIGTHFWNPPDLIPVVEVVPSERTAPDTTDRVVALLTHAGKLPVRVGRDAPGFIGNRLQHALWREAIALVAEGVCDAATVDLVVRNTIGLRLATLGPLENADYIGLDLTLAIHEAVIPSLNRDPHPSPLLRELVADGRLGARTGHGFLDWPAGAREATAARLAEHITAQLENIRET from the coding sequence ATGCTGACCCCGGGCGGTTTCTCCCGCGCCGCCGTCGTCGGCGCCGGCCTCATGGGCCGCCGCATCGCCGGCGTCCTGGCCGCGGCGGGCCTCGACGTCGTCATCACCGACACCAACGTCGAAATCCTCGACGCAGCAACGGCAGAGGCCGAACAGGTGACCGGTGCGGACCGCGGCTCGGTGACCGCCGTCGCCGACTTGGCTGTGGCGGTAGAGGACGCAGACCTGGTGATCGAGGCCATCATCGAAGACCTCGCCGCCAAGCAGGAACTCTTCGAACGGATGGCTCGGCTCGTTCCCAACGCCGTGCTGGCGACCAACACCTCCGTTCTGCCGATCGGTGCCGTCACCGAGCGGGTCGGCGACCGCGGCCGGGTCATCGGGACACACTTCTGGAACCCGCCGGATCTCATCCCGGTCGTCGAGGTGGTGCCCAGCGAAAGGACCGCCCCGGACACGACGGACCGCGTCGTGGCGCTGCTGACCCACGCCGGCAAGCTGCCGGTCCGCGTCGGGCGCGACGCCCCGGGCTTCATCGGCAACCGGCTGCAGCACGCCCTGTGGCGCGAAGCGATCGCGCTTGTCGCCGAGGGCGTGTGCGACGCGGCGACGGTGGACCTGGTGGTACGCAACACGATTGGACTGCGGCTGGCCACACTGGGTCCGTTGGAAAACGCCGACTACATCGGCCTGGACCTCACCCTTGCCATCCACGAAGCGGTAATTCCGAGCCTCAACCGCGACCCGCACCCTAGCCCACTGCTGCGCGAGCTGGTCGCCGACGGACGACTCGGGGCCCGCACCGGTCACGGCTTCCTCGACTGGCCCGCCGGGGCCCGCGAGGCCACCGCCGCGCGGCTTGCCGAACACATCACCGCGCAGCTTGAAAACATAAGGGAGACATAG
- a CDS encoding SDR family NAD(P)-dependent oxidoreductase, whose product MTTTQRAPNHGLTRFSVQGKSILITGATGALGGVAARALADAGARLTLAGGNAAGLAELVEDAGIEDAAVVTRRPETPADARAMVEAAVARHGRLDGVLVASGMNHVQPITEMDVEHFDAVMDANVRGAWLVCQAAGRVLLKRGAGGSVVLVSSVRGALGHPAGYSAYCPSKGGTHLLAKTLAAEWGAQGIRVNAVAPTVFRSELTEWMYADDERGRKTREAMFARIPLRRFAEPEDFVGALIYLLSDASSFYTGQVMYLDGGYTAC is encoded by the coding sequence GTGACGACCACACAACGAGCACCGAACCATGGCTTGACGCGGTTCAGCGTGCAGGGCAAATCGATACTGATCACCGGCGCCACCGGTGCGCTCGGCGGCGTTGCGGCCCGGGCACTCGCCGACGCGGGCGCCCGGCTGACCCTGGCCGGCGGTAACGCTGCGGGCCTGGCCGAGCTGGTCGAAGACGCGGGTATCGAAGACGCCGCGGTGGTCACGCGCAGGCCCGAAACGCCGGCCGACGCGCGGGCCATGGTCGAGGCGGCGGTCGCCCGCCACGGACGTCTCGACGGGGTGCTGGTGGCCTCGGGCATGAACCACGTGCAGCCAATCACCGAGATGGACGTCGAGCACTTCGACGCGGTGATGGACGCCAACGTGCGCGGTGCTTGGCTGGTGTGCCAGGCGGCCGGGCGGGTGCTGCTCAAGCGGGGTGCGGGAGGCAGCGTCGTGCTGGTCTCCTCGGTTCGAGGCGCGCTCGGTCACCCCGCCGGCTACAGCGCCTACTGCCCGTCGAAAGGCGGCACCCACCTGCTGGCCAAGACCTTGGCGGCCGAGTGGGGCGCGCAAGGAATCCGCGTAAACGCGGTTGCCCCAACCGTCTTCCGGTCCGAGTTGACCGAATGGATGTACGCCGACGACGAGCGGGGGCGCAAGACCCGCGAGGCGATGTTCGCCCGGATCCCGTTGCGCCGCTTCGCCGAACCGGAGGATTTCGTCGGCGCACTGATCTATCTGCTCAGCGACGCGTCGAGTTTCTACACCGGCCAGGTGATGTATCTGGACGGGGGTTACACGGCATGCTGA
- a CDS encoding pseudouridine synthase: MVDIEDRGIRLQKVLSQAGIASRRAAEKLIIDGRVEVDGRMVTELGTRVDPDVSVIRVDGARVVVDGSLVYLALNKPRGMHSTMSDDRGRPCIGDVIERRVRGNKKLFHVGRLDADTEGLILLTNDGELAHRLMHPSHQVPKTYVATVTGTVPRGLGKKLRSGIELDDGPAHVDDFAVVDAIPGKTLVRITLHEGRNRIVRRLLAAAGFPVEALVRTDIGAVSLGKQRPGSIRALRQDEIGQLYKAVGL; this comes from the coding sequence ATGGTCGATATTGAAGACCGAGGCATCCGGCTGCAGAAGGTGTTGTCGCAGGCCGGGATTGCGTCGAGGCGGGCCGCCGAGAAGCTGATCATCGACGGCCGCGTGGAAGTGGACGGGCGGATGGTGACCGAGTTGGGCACCCGGGTCGACCCGGATGTTTCGGTGATCCGCGTGGACGGGGCCAGGGTGGTTGTCGACGGCTCGCTGGTGTATCTGGCGCTGAACAAGCCGCGCGGTATGCACTCGACCATGTCGGACGATCGCGGCAGGCCGTGTATCGGCGACGTGATCGAGAGACGGGTCCGCGGCAACAAGAAGCTGTTTCACGTCGGGCGGCTGGATGCCGACACCGAGGGGCTGATCCTGTTGACCAACGACGGCGAACTGGCGCACCGGTTGATGCATCCCTCCCACCAAGTGCCCAAGACGTATGTGGCGACGGTCACCGGGACGGTGCCGCGCGGGCTCGGCAAGAAGCTGCGGTCGGGCATCGAGCTCGACGACGGGCCGGCGCACGTCGACGATTTCGCGGTGGTGGACGCGATCCCCGGTAAGACGTTGGTGCGGATCACCTTGCACGAAGGCCGCAATCGCATCGTGCGTCGGCTGCTGGCGGCCGCGGGCTTCCCGGTGGAGGCGCTGGTGCGTACCGACATCGGCGCGGTGTCGCTGGGTAAGCAGCGTCCGGGCAGCATCCGTGCTTTGCGCCAGGACGAGATCGGGCAGCTGTACAAAGCGGTGGGCCTGTGA
- the scpB gene encoding SMC-Scp complex subunit ScpB encodes MTEEMPDLDLGGGIPDIAEPAEMDPDELGRVLEALLLVVDTPVTAEALAAATEQPVYRVAAKLRLMADELTERDSGIDLRHTGEGWRLYTRARFAPYVEKLLLDGARSKLTRAALETLAVVAYRQPVTRARVSAVRGVNVDAVMRTLLARGLITEVGSDPDTGAVTFATTELFLERLGLTSLADLPDIAPLLPDVDTIEDLTESLDSEPRFIKLGGGQPPDQTLSFDVDQD; translated from the coding sequence GTGACCGAGGAAATGCCCGACCTCGATCTGGGCGGTGGCATCCCGGACATCGCCGAGCCCGCGGAGATGGATCCTGACGAACTTGGCAGGGTGCTGGAGGCGCTGCTGCTGGTGGTGGACACTCCGGTGACCGCCGAGGCCCTGGCCGCGGCCACTGAGCAACCCGTTTATCGGGTCGCCGCCAAGTTGCGGCTGATGGCCGACGAGCTCACCGAACGCGACAGCGGCATCGACCTGCGTCATACCGGCGAGGGCTGGCGGCTGTACACCCGTGCCCGGTTCGCGCCCTACGTGGAGAAGCTGCTGCTGGACGGCGCGAGATCCAAGCTCACCCGGGCCGCGCTGGAGACCCTGGCCGTGGTGGCCTACCGCCAGCCGGTGACGCGCGCGCGGGTGAGTGCGGTTCGCGGTGTCAACGTGGACGCCGTCATGCGCACTCTGTTGGCGCGCGGCCTGATCACCGAGGTGGGCTCCGATCCCGACACTGGCGCTGTCACGTTCGCCACCACCGAGTTGTTTCTGGAGCGGTTGGGGCTGACCTCACTGGCCGACTTGCCCGATATCGCGCCCCTGCTGCCCGACGTCGACACGATCGAGGACTTGACCGAATCCCTGGACAGTGAGCCGCGATTCATCAAACTGGGCGGCGGCCAGCCGCCCGACCAGACGCTATCGTTCGACGTGGACCAGGATTGA
- the cmk gene encoding (d)CMP kinase — protein MSGGIVVAIDGPAGTGKSSVSRGLAHALGARFLDTGAMYRIVTLAVLRAGVDPTDAQAVAAVASRVRMSVGYDPDASSCYLAGEDVSSEIRGDEVTQAVSAVSSVPAVRARLVDLQRAMAVGPGSVVVEGRDIGTVVLPDAPVKIFLTASAETRAQRRNDQNVASGLADDYDAVLADVRRRDHLDSTRAVSPLRAAPDAIVVDTSDMTEAEVVAHLLDLVRQRSEVVS, from the coding sequence GTGAGCGGAGGCATTGTCGTCGCCATAGACGGCCCGGCAGGCACCGGAAAGTCCTCTGTCTCAAGGGGATTGGCACATGCTCTGGGGGCGCGCTTCCTGGACACCGGGGCGATGTACCGGATCGTGACGCTGGCGGTGTTGCGCGCCGGGGTTGATCCGACAGACGCCCAGGCCGTCGCGGCGGTCGCATCGAGGGTGCGGATGTCGGTGGGTTACGACCCCGACGCGAGCAGCTGTTACCTTGCCGGAGAGGATGTTTCATCCGAGATCCGCGGTGATGAGGTTACCCAGGCGGTCTCGGCGGTGTCGTCGGTTCCCGCGGTGCGCGCCCGGCTCGTCGACCTGCAGCGAGCCATGGCAGTCGGCCCGGGCAGCGTCGTGGTGGAGGGTCGCGACATCGGGACCGTGGTATTGCCCGACGCGCCGGTGAAGATCTTCTTGACCGCATCCGCCGAAACCCGTGCGCAGCGTCGCAACGACCAGAACGTCGCGTCGGGCCTGGCCGACGACTACGACGCCGTGCTGGCCGACGTGCGACGCCGTGACCATCTGGATTCCACGCGGGCGGTGTCGCCACTTCGGGCGGCCCCGGATGCGATCGTCGTCGACACCAGCGACATGACCGAGGCCGAGGTGGTCGCCCACCTGCTGGACTTGGTGAGGCAGCGAAGCGAGGTCGTGTCGTGA
- a CDS encoding IclR family transcriptional regulator, translated as MGVNAEDRGSGIQVIARAGELLRVLQAHPGGLSQAEIGERLTMARSTVSRILNALEDEGLVASRGPRGRYRLGPEIARMASTVRLGVVTDMHAFLMELSRRLDETVDLSILDGDRADFVDQVVPPRRLRATSAVGESFPLYCCANGKALLAALSPEQYAHALPSRLVPLTPGTITDRAALREELERIRAEGVAYDREEQTEGICAVGVALPGVSSELVAVSVPVPAQRFYGREDELARALLAWAHEVNAWFKTTKA; from the coding sequence GTGGGCGTCAACGCCGAAGATCGCGGCAGCGGCATCCAGGTCATTGCTCGGGCCGGTGAGTTGTTGCGGGTGCTGCAGGCACACCCTGGTGGTCTGAGCCAGGCAGAGATTGGCGAACGTCTGACGATGGCTCGCTCCACGGTGAGCCGGATTCTCAACGCCTTGGAAGACGAGGGGCTGGTGGCCTCGCGCGGGCCTCGCGGTCGCTATCGGCTCGGCCCGGAGATCGCGCGTATGGCCAGCACGGTGCGACTCGGTGTTGTCACTGACATGCACGCTTTCTTGATGGAGCTGTCGCGGCGGCTGGATGAGACGGTGGACCTGTCGATCCTGGATGGCGATCGGGCGGATTTCGTCGACCAGGTTGTTCCGCCGCGCCGGCTCCGGGCCACGAGCGCGGTGGGGGAGTCGTTCCCGTTGTACTGCTGCGCCAACGGCAAAGCGCTGCTGGCGGCTCTATCGCCCGAGCAGTATGCTCACGCGTTGCCCAGTCGCCTGGTGCCGCTCACCCCTGGCACCATCACGGACCGGGCGGCGTTGCGCGAAGAGCTCGAGCGCATCCGGGCCGAGGGTGTCGCCTATGACCGCGAGGAGCAGACCGAAGGCATCTGTGCCGTCGGGGTCGCGCTGCCGGGGGTGAGCTCGGAGTTGGTCGCCGTCAGCGTGCCCGTTCCGGCGCAGCGGTTCTACGGCCGCGAAGACGAACTCGCCCGGGCTTTGCTGGCATGGGCGCACGAAGTGAACGCTTGGTTCAAGACCACGAAGGCTTGA
- the der gene encoding ribosome biogenesis GTPase Der, whose amino-acid sequence MTQEGTWTDESDWELVDSETEESGPAPVVAIVGRPNVGKSTLVNRILGRREAVVQDVPGVTRDRVSYDALWAGRRFVVQDTGGWEPDAEGLQQLVAEQASVAMRTADAVILVVDAIVGATTADEAAARILLRSGKPVFLAANKVDSEKGEADAAALWSLGLGEPHPISAMHGRGVADLLDEVLAALPMVGESASGTGGPRRVALVGKPNVGKSSLLNKLAGDQRSVVHEVAGTTVDPVDSLIELGGKVWRFVDTAGLRRKVGQASGHEFYASVRTHGAIDAAEVAIVLIDASQPLTEQDLRVLSMVIEAGRALVLAFNKWDLVDEDRRDLLEREIDRELVQVRWAQRVNISAKTGRAVQKLVPALESALASWDTRIATGPLNSWLKEVVAATPPPVRGGKQPRVLFATQATARPPTFVLFTTGFLEAGYRRFLERRLREAFGFEGSPIRINVRVREKRGARRR is encoded by the coding sequence GTGACCCAGGAGGGGACCTGGACCGACGAAAGCGACTGGGAACTCGTCGATTCCGAGACGGAGGAATCAGGGCCGGCGCCGGTGGTGGCGATAGTCGGTCGGCCCAACGTCGGCAAGTCGACGCTGGTCAACCGGATCCTGGGCCGACGGGAGGCGGTGGTGCAGGACGTTCCCGGCGTGACACGCGACCGGGTCTCCTACGACGCGTTGTGGGCTGGACGCCGGTTCGTGGTCCAGGACACCGGGGGGTGGGAGCCCGACGCTGAGGGCCTGCAGCAGCTGGTGGCCGAGCAGGCGTCGGTGGCCATGCGCACCGCCGACGCGGTGATCCTGGTGGTGGACGCCATTGTTGGCGCCACCACGGCCGACGAGGCCGCCGCGCGCATCTTGTTGCGATCCGGTAAGCCAGTCTTCCTGGCCGCCAACAAGGTTGACAGCGAGAAGGGCGAAGCCGACGCGGCGGCGTTATGGTCGCTGGGGCTAGGTGAGCCGCATCCGATCAGCGCGATGCACGGGCGCGGCGTGGCCGATCTGCTCGATGAGGTGCTTGCCGCGCTGCCCATGGTGGGGGAGTCGGCATCGGGCACGGGCGGCCCCCGCCGGGTCGCGCTCGTCGGCAAACCTAACGTGGGCAAGAGTTCCTTACTGAACAAGCTGGCCGGTGATCAGCGGTCGGTGGTTCACGAGGTCGCGGGCACGACGGTCGACCCGGTGGACTCCCTGATCGAATTGGGCGGCAAGGTTTGGCGGTTCGTCGACACCGCGGGCTTGCGCCGCAAAGTCGGTCAGGCCAGCGGGCATGAGTTCTACGCCTCGGTGCGCACGCACGGGGCCATCGATGCCGCCGAGGTGGCGATCGTGCTCATCGATGCGTCGCAGCCGCTGACCGAACAGGATCTGCGGGTGCTGTCCATGGTCATCGAGGCCGGGCGGGCGCTGGTGCTGGCCTTCAATAAGTGGGATCTGGTCGACGAGGACCGTCGCGATCTGCTGGAGCGCGAGATCGACCGCGAGCTGGTGCAGGTGCGTTGGGCGCAGCGGGTCAACATCTCCGCCAAGACGGGCCGCGCGGTGCAGAAGCTGGTGCCCGCGCTGGAGAGCGCGCTGGCGTCGTGGGACACGAGGATCGCGACCGGACCGCTGAACAGCTGGCTCAAAGAAGTGGTGGCGGCCACGCCGCCTCCGGTGCGCGGTGGCAAGCAGCCGCGCGTCCTGTTCGCCACCCAGGCGACGGCCCGGCCGCCGACGTTCGTGCTGTTCACGACGGGTTTTCTGGAGGCCGGCTACCGCCGGTTCCTGGAACGACGGCTGCGCGAGGCGTTCGGCTTCGAGGGCAGCCCGATCCGCATCAACGTGCGGGTGCGCGAGAAGCGGGGCGCCAGGCGCCGCTGA
- a CDS encoding PIN domain-containing protein, translated as MLRLLLNDVPKQHAAAVALVESTGASFVVSDVAVIEVVFALCRHYEFSRAAAAEAIEGLTSLTQIDCNRDMLMRALAFFTVHPQLSFEDCCLATYAELSNAEPLWTFDRKLAGQAHSARLVPT; from the coding sequence GTGCTCCGCCTGCTGCTTAACGATGTTCCGAAGCAGCACGCGGCGGCAGTGGCACTCGTTGAAAGTACCGGTGCTTCATTCGTTGTGTCGGATGTTGCCGTCATCGAGGTCGTCTTCGCTCTGTGCCGCCACTACGAATTCAGCCGCGCCGCGGCTGCCGAGGCCATCGAGGGCCTGACGTCGTTGACTCAGATCGATTGCAACCGTGACATGCTCATGCGCGCACTGGCGTTTTTCACCGTTCACCCGCAGCTGTCGTTCGAGGATTGCTGCCTGGCCACATACGCGGAATTGTCGAACGCCGAACCATTGTGGACCTTCGATAGGAAGCTTGCCGGCCAGGCCCATTCGGCCCGACTGGTGCCGACATAG
- a CDS encoding AbrB/MazE/SpoVT family DNA-binding domain-containing protein, with the protein MDITITVTRKGQTTLPVAIRRRLGVADSGGVLRAHLNEDTGELIITKPPSVNELSERVSRHIKPGTRPLLDVDAFYQSQRESQG; encoded by the coding sequence ATGGACATAACCATTACCGTGACCAGGAAGGGACAAACGACGCTTCCGGTCGCCATTCGCCGCCGGCTCGGTGTAGCCGACTCGGGGGGCGTGTTGCGTGCGCATCTCAACGAGGACACCGGGGAACTCATCATCACCAAACCGCCGAGTGTCAACGAGTTGAGCGAACGCGTTAGCCGGCATATCAAGCCGGGCACCCGCCCGCTGCTGGATGTCGATGCCTTCTACCAGTCCCAGCGCGAGTCGCAGGGCTGA
- a CDS encoding BKACE family enzyme, whose product MSVVITVAPTGPIATKADNPALPTSPEEIATAVEHAYHAGAAVAHIHLRDENERPTADLNIARRAMDLIGERCPILVQMSTGVGLTVPFEEREKLVELRPRMATLNPCSMSFGAGEFRNPPDAVRRLAGRMRELGVKPELEIYDTGHLEACLRLWEEGLLARPLQFSIVLGVRGGMAATADNLLTMVRRLPPGAVWQVIAIGRANVELTAMGLALGGNARVGLEDTLYLRKGELAPSNLALVQRTMRLAEALDLPIASVEEAEALLCLPRGA is encoded by the coding sequence ATGAGCGTCGTCATCACCGTCGCCCCCACCGGACCCATCGCGACCAAGGCCGACAACCCAGCGTTGCCGACCTCTCCGGAGGAAATCGCGACCGCGGTCGAGCACGCCTATCACGCCGGAGCGGCGGTGGCACACATCCACCTGCGTGACGAAAACGAGCGGCCCACAGCCGATTTGAACATCGCTCGCCGGGCGATGGATCTTATCGGCGAGCGGTGCCCGATCCTGGTCCAGATGTCCACCGGGGTCGGTCTGACGGTGCCCTTCGAGGAGCGCGAAAAGCTGGTCGAGCTGCGGCCGCGGATGGCCACGCTCAACCCGTGCTCGATGAGCTTTGGCGCCGGCGAATTCCGCAACCCGCCCGATGCCGTGCGGCGCCTGGCGGGACGAATGCGTGAACTGGGCGTCAAGCCGGAACTCGAAATCTATGACACCGGGCACCTCGAGGCCTGCCTGCGGCTGTGGGAGGAAGGCCTGCTGGCCAGGCCGTTGCAGTTCAGCATCGTGCTCGGGGTGCGCGGAGGCATGGCCGCCACCGCCGATAACCTGCTCACGATGGTGCGCCGGCTGCCTCCCGGAGCCGTGTGGCAAGTCATCGCGATCGGGCGGGCCAACGTGGAGCTGACGGCGATGGGACTTGCCCTGGGCGGCAATGCCCGAGTGGGGCTTGAGGACACGCTTTATTTGCGCAAGGGTGAGCTGGCGCCGAGCAATTTGGCGCTGGTGCAGCGCACGATGCGCCTTGCCGAGGCCCTGGACCTGCCGATCGCCTCGGTCGAGGAAGCCGAAGCCCTGCTGTGTTTGCCGCGCGGCGCCTGA
- a CDS encoding cyclase family protein, with the protein MSFTWPLGNGESKLEFYDLSHPWGHGVPAWPYFEDVKIERLHGMAKSRVLTQKITTVMHSGTHIDAPAHVVEGTPFLEEIPLSAFFGTGVVVSIPKNKWEVVTPEDLEKATPGIRPGDIVIVNTGWHHKYTDSAEYYAYSPGFGKEAGEWFATNGIKAVGTDTQALDHPLATSIGPHGPAEHLGGLLPWAVSEYEEETGRKVRDDFPDWEPCHRAILSRGIYGLENVGGDLDKVTGRRVTFAAFPWRWVGGDGCIVRLVAILDPTGTYRIETGAAA; encoded by the coding sequence ATGAGTTTCACTTGGCCGCTCGGCAACGGCGAATCGAAGTTGGAGTTCTACGACCTGTCGCACCCGTGGGGACACGGTGTGCCCGCCTGGCCGTACTTCGAGGATGTGAAAATCGAGCGCCTGCACGGCATGGCCAAGAGCCGAGTCCTCACCCAAAAGATCACCACCGTAATGCATTCCGGCACGCACATCGACGCGCCGGCGCACGTGGTCGAAGGCACGCCGTTTCTGGAGGAGATCCCGCTGAGTGCTTTCTTCGGCACCGGGGTCGTCGTCTCAATCCCGAAGAACAAGTGGGAGGTCGTCACCCCCGAGGATCTGGAAAAAGCCACACCCGGGATCCGGCCCGGGGACATCGTCATCGTCAACACCGGGTGGCACCACAAATACACCGACAGCGCCGAGTATTACGCCTACTCCCCGGGCTTCGGCAAAGAGGCCGGCGAGTGGTTCGCAACCAACGGCATCAAGGCGGTCGGCACCGACACCCAGGCCCTGGATCACCCGCTCGCCACGTCGATCGGTCCGCACGGTCCCGCCGAACACCTCGGCGGCCTATTGCCTTGGGCGGTAAGCGAATACGAGGAGGAGACCGGTCGCAAGGTACGCGACGACTTCCCGGACTGGGAGCCCTGCCACCGGGCGATCCTGTCCAGGGGCATCTACGGCTTGGAGAACGTCGGCGGCGACCTGGACAAGGTCACCGGCAGGCGCGTCACCTTCGCGGCGTTCCCGTGGCGCTGGGTGGGCGGCGACGGGTGCATCGTGCGGCTGGTGGCGATCCTCGACCCCACCGGCACCTACCGCATCGAGACGGGGGCCGCAGCATGA
- a CDS encoding ParA family protein, with product MTDDPDHVSEIGLTGRPPRAIPEPPPRTSHGPAKVVAMCNQKGGVGKTTSTINLGAALAEYGRRVLLVDMDPQGALSAGLGVPHYELDKTIHNVLVEPRVSIDDVLIHTRIKHMDLVPSNIDLSAAEIQLVNEVGREQTLARALYPVLDRYDFVLIDCQPSLGLLTVNGLACADGVVIPTECEFFSLRGLALLTDTVDKVRDRLNPKLEISGILITRYDPRTINSREVMARVVERFGDLVFDTVITRTVRFPETSVAGEPITTWAPKSGGALAYRSLAREFIDRFGV from the coding sequence ATGACCGACGACCCGGACCACGTCAGCGAGATCGGCCTGACCGGGCGGCCGCCGCGGGCCATCCCCGAGCCCCCGCCGCGCACCTCGCACGGCCCGGCCAAGGTGGTCGCGATGTGCAACCAGAAGGGTGGCGTCGGGAAAACCACGTCGACGATCAACCTGGGCGCCGCGCTCGCCGAGTATGGCCGGCGGGTGCTGCTGGTGGATATGGACCCGCAGGGTGCCCTGTCGGCGGGCCTGGGTGTGCCGCACTATGAGCTGGACAAGACGATCCACAACGTGCTGGTGGAGCCGCGGGTGTCGATCGACGATGTGCTGATCCACACCCGGATCAAGCACATGGATTTGGTGCCCAGCAACATCGACCTGTCGGCCGCCGAGATCCAGCTGGTCAACGAGGTGGGCCGGGAGCAGACCCTGGCCCGCGCGCTGTACCCGGTGTTGGACCGCTACGACTTTGTGCTTATCGACTGCCAGCCATCGCTGGGTCTGCTCACCGTCAACGGGCTGGCCTGCGCGGACGGCGTGGTGATCCCCACCGAGTGTGAGTTTTTCTCGCTGCGTGGCCTGGCGCTGCTCACCGACACCGTCGACAAGGTGCGCGACCGGCTCAACCCGAAGCTGGAGATCAGCGGAATCCTGATCACCCGCTACGACCCGCGGACCATCAACTCGCGCGAGGTGATGGCCCGTGTGGTGGAGCGGTTCGGTGATCTAGTGTTCGACACCGTGATCACCCGCACGGTCCGCTTCCCGGAGACCAGCGTCGCCGGCGAACCCATCACAACCTGGGCCCCGAAGTCGGGGGGTGCCCTGGCCTACCGATCGTTGGCCCGCGAGTTCATCGACCGATTCGGCGTGTGA
- a CDS encoding segregation/condensation protein A: MVGPRVHRPIRRVNGRRAHGEGFQVRLTNFEGPFDLLLQLIFAHRLDVTEVALHQVTDDFVAYTKAIGSQLGLEETTAFLVIAATLLDLKAARLLPAGQVDDDEDLALLEVRDLLFARLLQYRAFKHVAEMFAELEANALRSYPRAVSLEDRFAGLLPEVMLGVDADRFAEIAAIAFTPRPVPTVATGHLHELQVSVPEQAKLLLTMLEARGSGQWASFSELVADCQAPIEIVGRFLALLELYRSRAVAFEQLEPLGVLHVSWTGERPSRAGDAVGSDEEERRL, translated from the coding sequence ATCGTTGGCCCGCGAGTTCATCGACCGATTCGGCGTGTGAACGGCCGCCGCGCGCATGGCGAGGGCTTTCAGGTCCGGCTGACCAACTTCGAGGGGCCGTTCGATCTGCTGCTGCAGCTGATCTTCGCGCACCGCCTCGACGTCACCGAGGTCGCGCTGCACCAGGTCACCGACGATTTTGTGGCCTATACCAAGGCGATCGGTTCCCAGCTGGGTCTGGAGGAGACCACGGCGTTCCTGGTCATCGCGGCCACCTTGCTCGACCTGAAAGCGGCTCGGCTGTTACCCGCCGGACAGGTCGACGACGATGAGGATTTGGCCCTGCTGGAGGTGCGGGACCTGCTGTTCGCCCGCCTGCTGCAATACCGTGCATTCAAGCACGTCGCGGAGATGTTCGCCGAGCTCGAAGCCAACGCGTTGCGCAGCTATCCGCGCGCGGTGTCACTAGAAGACCGATTCGCCGGTCTGCTGCCTGAGGTGATGTTGGGCGTCGACGCCGACCGGTTCGCCGAGATCGCAGCGATAGCGTTCACCCCGCGGCCGGTGCCGACGGTAGCCACCGGGCATCTGCATGAGCTGCAGGTCTCGGTCCCCGAGCAGGCCAAGCTGCTGCTGACCATGCTGGAAGCGCGGGGCAGTGGCCAGTGGGCATCATTTTCCGAGCTGGTCGCCGACTGTCAGGCGCCGATCGAGATCGTCGGGCGCTTCCTCGCGCTGCTCGAACTGTATCGATCGCGGGCGGTAGCATTCGAGCAGCTAGAGCCCCTTGGCGTGCTCCACGTTTCGTGGACGGGGGAGCGGCCGAGCCGCGCCGGCGATGCGGTGGGGAGCGATGAGGAGGAGCGGCGCTTGTGA